A genomic segment from Gemmatimonadales bacterium encodes:
- a CDS encoding iron ABC transporter permease → MKRLPARTFVALLAAAWIGAALVGLAVGGSRLGPAQVMAAIAGAGDESTRAIVWSLRVPRVVLGFVVGGVLAVAGAALQALVRNPLADPYLLGLSGGSSLGAVLAIAAGFQSAWALPAAAFAGSLVAIAVVYRLALVAGSALDSRVLLLAGVVVGAFAGAVVSGILAVAEATGVRSAMLWLMGGLGGVGWVGVAALAAYSAPALVVLARESRALNLLALGEEPAQHLGADVARSKRRVYVAASLLTAAAVASSGIIGFVGLAVPHAIRILRGPDHRVLLPSAFVLGGAFLVLADAGARALFAPLELPVGVITALVGVPLFGMLLRRSARRTA, encoded by the coding sequence ATGAAGCGTCTCCCAGCTCGAACGTTCGTCGCGCTGCTCGCCGCCGCGTGGATCGGGGCGGCCCTGGTCGGGCTGGCCGTCGGCGGCTCGCGCCTCGGGCCCGCGCAAGTGATGGCCGCGATCGCCGGCGCCGGCGACGAGTCGACCCGCGCGATAGTCTGGTCGCTGAGGGTTCCGCGGGTGGTCCTGGGGTTCGTAGTGGGCGGCGTGCTCGCGGTGGCCGGCGCCGCGCTTCAGGCCCTGGTCCGCAATCCCCTCGCCGATCCCTACCTGCTCGGTCTGTCGGGCGGGAGCAGTCTCGGCGCCGTCCTGGCGATCGCGGCGGGGTTCCAGTCCGCGTGGGCCCTCCCCGCGGCCGCGTTCGCCGGCTCGCTCGTAGCCATCGCCGTCGTGTACCGTCTCGCTCTGGTCGCGGGTAGCGCGCTCGACAGCCGGGTCCTCCTGCTCGCCGGAGTAGTGGTGGGCGCGTTCGCGGGAGCGGTGGTGAGCGGGATCCTGGCTGTCGCCGAGGCGACCGGCGTCCGTTCCGCGATGCTGTGGCTGATGGGCGGACTGGGTGGAGTGGGATGGGTCGGTGTGGCGGCGCTCGCGGCCTACTCCGCTCCCGCCCTGGTAGTGCTCGCGCGCGAATCCCGCGCGCTGAACCTGCTGGCGCTCGGGGAGGAGCCGGCCCAACACCTCGGCGCCGACGTCGCGCGCTCCAAGCGCCGGGTGTACGTCGCCGCTTCGCTGCTCACCGCCGCTGCCGTCGCTTCCTCCGGCATCATCGGGTTCGTCGGTCTCGCGGTCCCGCACGCCATCCGGATCCTGCGCGGACCCGACCATCGAGTGTTGCTCCCCTCGGCGTTCGTCCTGGGAGGCGCGTTCCTCGTGCTGGCCGACGCCGGCGCCCGCGCCCTGTTCGCTCCGCTCGAGCTTCCGGTCGGGGTGATCACGGCGCTGGTCGGCGTGCCGCTGTTCGGGATGCTGCTGCGGCGGTCGGCAAGGAGAACGGCGTGA